From a single Ornithodoros turicata isolate Travis chromosome 8, ASM3712646v1, whole genome shotgun sequence genomic region:
- the LOC135366455 gene encoding sodium/nucleoside cotransporter 2-like — MKDRMMPNGDIELAGVTKIADGFYTNPDFVDDEKASAHAFEDQTPKTKRQSDEDVEDAPRWRRFVKPVIIVVLVLAYNCYLAAGIVLTWHKTKDYCHDVKFLTVVTCLVYGYALLKLLEHIYRRHLKKPLKGAIDSLTCRWLQGHSYWVRISTWVGCWTAVLAFLIYDCLEDASRMISVAGALVLIFLGFVFSKHRKHVNWYQVMWGMMLQFLMGLVVLRWKLGRAIFMCIGDKVAHFLSHASAGANFVFGHLATGINLKQALGVDAHLGNLTEEQNKTEIFKSQLFSTAASVAPVFVFSALPVIFFFSFIVSILYYVGAMQWLVLRVGWLLQVTVGTTVCESMTAAANIFLGMSEAPLMIHPFLAVMTKSELHTVMTGGFATIAGSVMAAYIKMGVSASHLLTASIMSAPAALAFSKLLYPEVEDSKTQSENIKLPKSEETNVLEAACNGTIVALTILGFIVANLIGFLAFLAFLNGTLLWFGNIVGIEFLTFEWVLGQVFRPLAYIMGVPWVDCGPVGELLGVKTFANEFIAYAQLGRMKSQLQERSVVIATYALCGFSNVGSVGIVLGSLGALCPERKADLSAIAVRALCAGSAACFITACIAGSLIS; from the exons TTCGAAGACCAAACGCCGAAGACGAAACGACAGTCCGACGAAGACGTCGAAGACGCACCGCGATGGCGACGTTTCGTCAAGCCTGTTATCATCGTTGTACTTGTGCTCGCGTACAACTGTTACCTTGCTGCTGGGATCGTCCTCACGTGGCACAAGACGAAGGACTATTGCCACGACGTCAAATTTCTCACCGTTGTGACCTGCCTTGTGTACGGCTACGCGTTGCTCAAACTGTTGGAGCACATTTACCGGCGACATCTCAAGAAACCTCTCAAGGGCGCCATCGACTCTCTCACCTGTCGATGGCTCCAAGGTCATTCGTATTGGGT GAGGATAAGCACATGGGTAGGATGCTGGACCGCCGTCCTGGCTTTCCTCATTTACGACTGTTTGGAGGATGCCAGCAGGATGATCTCAGTGGCAGGAGCGCTCGTACTGATATTCCTAGGGTTCGTCTTTTCGAAGCACAGGAAACAC GTGAACTGGTATCAGGTCATGTGGGGCATGATGTTGCAGTTCCTAATGGGCCTCGTAGTACTCCGCTGGAAGCTGGGCCGTGCCATATTCATGTGCATAGGCGACAAGGTAGCCCACTTCCTCAGCCACGCTTCAGCTGGTGCAAATTTTGTCTTCGGTCACTTGGCGACGGGCATTAACCTGAAGCAGGCACTTGGTGTCGACGCACACCTTGGGAATCTCACCGAGGAACAGAACAAGACCGAAATCTTCAAGAGCCAGCTGTTCTCCACGGCTGCAAGCGTAGCTCCAGTGTTTGTGTTCAGT GCCCTcccagtcatcttcttctttagtttcatcGTCAGCATCCTGTACTACGTGGGTGCCATGCAGTGGCTCGTGCTCAGGGTAGGGTGGCTGCTCCAGGTCACCGTTGGGACGACCGTTTGTGAATCCATGACCGCAGCTGCCAACATCTTTCTCGGAATG TCGGAAGCCCCACTGATGATCCACCCATTCCTGGCGGTCATGACTAAAAGCGAATTGCACACTGTGATGACGGGTGGCTTTGCTACCATCGCTGGAAGTGTCATGGCCGCGTATATTAAGATGGGG GTGAGCGCCAGTCATCTGCTTACGGCATCCATTATGAGTGCCCCGGCTGCATTGGCATTCTCCAAGCTTCTTTATCCTGAAGTAGAGGACAGCAAGACGCAGAGTGAGAACATCAAGCTGCCCAAAAG CGAAGAAACCAACGTCCTGGAAGCAGCTTGTAATGGCACTATCGTAGCGCTGACGATCCTCGGTTTCATTGTGGCCAACCTCATCGGGTTCCTCGCATTCCTTGCCTTCCTCAACGGGACGTTACTGTGGTTCGGGAATATTGTCGGCATCGAGTTTCTCACATTCGAG TGGGTGCTGGGCCAAGTGTTCCGGCCACTTGCTTATATAATGGGCGTACCCTGGGTCGACTGCGGACCCGTGGGGGAGCTGCTGGGTGTAAAAACATTCGCCAACGAATTCATCGCTTACGCACAGCTTGGAAGGATGAAAAGCCAACTACAG GAGCGTTCCGTTGTGATAGCCACGTACGCGTTGTGTGGATTCTCAAACGTGGGCTCCGTTGGAATCGTTCTGGGCAGTCTAGGTGCCCTGTGCCCTGAACGGAAAGCTGACCTTTCGGCGATTGCAGTGAGGGCATTATGTGCTGGATCAGCGGCTTGCTTTATAACAGCGTGTATTGCAG GCAGTTTAATATCTTAG